The following are encoded in a window of Blastocatellia bacterium genomic DNA:
- the uppP gene encoding undecaprenyl-diphosphatase UppP has product MSILHAIIFGLIQGLTEFIPISSTAHLTIAGHLLGDIKSDQEWTAFIAVIQLGTLLAVILYFLGDIIAIIRGFITANLGILKKRPITQADKQNAWLGWLVIIGTLPVAVLGLALKRIIEGPFTKDLRVIAFGLLFVAILLIIAELVGKQRRDLKTIKASDAITVGVAQVFALIPGFSRSGSTICGGLFAGMEREAAARFSFLLSIPAIGASGLLELPKALHSVNTGWTSLIVATIVSGVVGYLSIAFLLSYLKKHTTYLFVGYRIALGLLLIGLLVAGRLGSHG; this is encoded by the coding sequence ATGTCGATCCTGCACGCCATCATCTTCGGGCTCATTCAGGGCCTCACCGAATTCATCCCCATCAGCAGCACCGCGCACCTGACCATCGCCGGCCACTTGCTCGGCGACATCAAGAGCGATCAGGAATGGACGGCCTTCATCGCCGTCATTCAACTCGGCACCCTCCTCGCCGTCATTCTCTATTTTCTGGGCGATATTATCGCCATCATTCGCGGCTTCATCACTGCCAATCTCGGCATACTCAAGAAACGCCCCATCACTCAGGCCGACAAGCAAAACGCCTGGCTCGGCTGGCTGGTCATCATTGGCACGCTGCCGGTCGCCGTACTCGGCCTCGCGCTCAAGCGGATCATCGAAGGGCCGTTTACCAAAGACCTGCGGGTTATCGCATTCGGGCTGTTGTTTGTCGCGATCCTGTTGATCATTGCCGAACTGGTCGGCAAACAGCGGCGCGACCTGAAGACGATCAAAGCCAGCGATGCCATCACCGTCGGCGTCGCCCAAGTCTTCGCGCTGATTCCTGGATTCTCGCGCTCCGGCTCGACCATCTGCGGCGGCCTGTTTGCGGGGATGGAACGCGAGGCAGCGGCACGTTTCTCGTTCCTCTTATCGATCCCCGCAATCGGCGCGAGCGGACTGCTGGAGCTTCCGAAAGCCCTGCATTCGGTCAATACCGGATGGACCAGCCTGATTGTCGCCACGATTGTTTCAGGCGTTGTCGGGTATCTTTCAATCGCCTTCTTGCTGAGCTACCTGAAAAAGCACACGACCTATCTGTTCGTCGGCTACCGAATCGCTCTTGGGTTGTTATTGATTGGCTTGCTGGTCGCGGGCCGCCTGGGGTCACACGGCTGA
- a CDS encoding signal peptidase I: MSGSSMSPAIEDGDVVTVEPINSDPVRQGDIVLYQSRYDTAVIHRIVRMDRSSPEKFILTRGDSASQSDLPIPLHRILGRVRLVERAGERIKVARPRRTFLRVMFGWFEKLKFW, from the coding sequence ATGAGCGGCAGCAGCATGAGCCCGGCCATCGAAGATGGCGACGTGGTGACGGTCGAGCCGATCAACAGCGACCCCGTGCGTCAGGGCGACATCGTGTTGTATCAGAGCCGCTACGACACTGCCGTCATCCACCGTATCGTTCGCATGGACCGTTCGTCGCCGGAAAAATTCATCCTGACGCGCGGCGATTCGGCGAGCCAGAGCGACTTGCCAATCCCTCTGCACCGCATCCTGGGCCGCGTCCGCCTGGTCGAGCGCGCCGGCGAGCGCATCAAGGTGGCGCGCCCGCGCCGCACCTTCCTGCGTGTGATGTTCGGCTGGTTCGAGAAGCTGAAATTCTGGTAA
- a CDS encoding HEAT repeat domain-containing protein codes for MKNRLLVTTPLTVAVLLGGAALAQQNSLPTPDTPKAGTTPAAQRAEALIKSLETGTPEPAEKIKQGLGDENWYVRGTAARAVAQLSGTVPPQTVLPLLQDASWYVRESALTALGAMKTPVDAALLEPMMASPDPYTRARAARALGATNGASAIDSLLRLLKDDDPYVKRTAVTALGELKAEKAGDALAALLQDESPGLRKAAAVALGKIGYKAAGTAIAAAPRTSEDWEYAAALYRLGHHEALDAVIIALRSPYADVRLAALRDLLEFADNQSLPALVELATPQPANSTSAKSNANESFLFRLLIAEGLARFNGSEARGALIKLIEDPAPRIRSASVVSLAKVSKANPKDEATINALIAALRREKLPPVQATIIESLASFDRARVANLLLQTRAADGKLSEPVLRALGAVNVTADSLIDQLRSGDAASRSLAAERLAMLGDPQAVPPLIEALAAAKDVPVRSSAATALGLLKDRRAVDALVTATSSPDREVRLAAVTSLGLIADHTSSEALLASAKDTDQRVREAALGSLAALGISVERLSADITNPNWQTRVAAITMLARLGDAKSTPLLISALKDSDIRVRAEAARTIGVMGDQRALEALVSALTDASAEVRIEATYALGRLKDGRAIAPLSGLLNDRDARVSLAAAESLVRMQDARAVRVLVGSLTDSDWHVRARAAQVLARVSADTPIEEATAQLARAVTDKDPIVRYYAAEALTGIGARAVPPLIEVMRTPRDQDRERAARVLWRIGKPAVEPLLAFIQDRSLTAEMRAVAAHALGVIGDGRATKALIQLLRDERYFVREQAAFALGQMGDGAVEQIIEMANAAQPTIREAAIEALGSFNSPRAIERIHQATTDSNASVRMAAVKALGHTGSERAVAPLLAMLRDESSAMRAQAAASLARLGDAALPSLIAALKDSRPSVRQLAAEALGDIGSKQAVGGLLDLVANDLSGARPEAIEALGKIGDASAIAPILAAMRGGSVAVRKRSVAALAHFRDARAVDALVASLTDRDEEVRQAAAAGLADIGDARVLPPLERLADSDPSSDVRDAALQAVQRLRAQSNAPRDKAATPKPPRP; via the coding sequence ATGAAAAATCGTCTTCTTGTTACCACCCCATTAACGGTAGCTGTATTGCTCGGAGGGGCTGCCCTGGCGCAACAGAACAGCTTGCCGACGCCTGACACGCCAAAGGCCGGAACGACGCCCGCCGCTCAGCGCGCCGAGGCGTTGATTAAATCGCTTGAAACCGGGACGCCCGAACCCGCGGAGAAGATCAAGCAGGGCCTCGGTGACGAGAACTGGTACGTCCGCGGCACGGCGGCTAGAGCTGTGGCGCAACTGAGCGGGACGGTGCCCCCGCAAACCGTTCTTCCTTTGCTCCAGGATGCCAGCTGGTATGTGCGCGAATCGGCGCTGACGGCGCTTGGGGCGATGAAGACGCCGGTGGATGCGGCCCTACTTGAGCCGATGATGGCTTCGCCTGATCCGTACACGCGGGCGCGGGCGGCGCGCGCGCTCGGCGCGACCAATGGCGCGTCGGCCATTGATTCTTTGCTCCGCTTGCTCAAAGACGACGACCCGTACGTCAAGCGAACAGCCGTTACGGCGCTCGGGGAATTGAAAGCCGAAAAAGCCGGTGATGCGCTCGCGGCGCTGCTTCAAGACGAATCGCCCGGGCTGCGTAAAGCCGCCGCCGTGGCCCTGGGGAAGATCGGCTACAAGGCCGCCGGGACAGCCATCGCCGCGGCGCCAAGAACGTCTGAGGATTGGGAGTATGCGGCGGCGCTCTATCGTCTTGGCCACCACGAGGCGCTTGATGCGGTAATCATTGCCTTGCGCAGCCCCTATGCAGACGTGCGGCTGGCGGCGCTGCGCGACCTGCTCGAATTTGCCGACAATCAGAGTCTGCCGGCGCTTGTCGAGCTGGCCACGCCACAGCCGGCCAATTCCACATCAGCGAAATCAAACGCGAACGAATCATTCCTCTTCCGTCTGTTGATCGCCGAGGGATTGGCGCGCTTCAACGGCTCGGAAGCCCGCGGCGCGCTCATCAAGTTGATCGAAGACCCTGCGCCACGCATCCGCTCGGCGTCGGTTGTGTCGCTGGCGAAGGTGAGCAAAGCCAATCCCAAAGACGAAGCGACCATCAATGCGCTGATCGCCGCATTACGGCGAGAAAAATTGCCGCCCGTGCAGGCGACGATCATTGAATCGCTGGCCTCGTTCGACCGGGCACGAGTCGCCAACCTGCTTCTACAAACCAGAGCCGCCGACGGTAAGTTGAGCGAGCCCGTATTGCGCGCCCTCGGTGCTGTGAACGTGACGGCGGATTCGCTGATCGATCAATTGCGGAGCGGCGACGCGGCTTCACGCTCGTTAGCCGCAGAGCGGTTGGCGATGCTCGGCGACCCGCAAGCCGTGCCCCCACTGATCGAAGCCCTGGCGGCTGCCAAAGACGTGCCCGTGCGCAGCAGCGCTGCAACCGCGCTTGGCTTGTTGAAAGACCGCCGCGCCGTTGACGCGTTGGTGACGGCGACGAGTTCGCCCGACAGGGAAGTGCGGCTGGCGGCAGTCACCTCGCTCGGACTGATTGCCGATCACACCTCGTCAGAAGCGTTGCTCGCATCGGCAAAAGATACGGATCAAAGGGTGCGAGAGGCGGCGCTGGGGTCGCTGGCGGCGCTCGGCATCTCGGTCGAGCGATTGAGCGCAGACATCACCAATCCGAACTGGCAAACCCGCGTCGCCGCCATCACGATGCTGGCGCGGCTCGGCGATGCGAAGTCAACGCCGCTGCTGATCTCGGCTTTGAAAGATTCCGACATCCGCGTTCGCGCTGAAGCCGCCCGCACGATTGGCGTGATGGGCGATCAACGTGCGCTTGAGGCGCTTGTCAGCGCGCTCACGGATGCGAGCGCCGAAGTCCGCATCGAGGCGACCTATGCGCTCGGTCGCTTGAAAGATGGGCGCGCTATCGCGCCGCTGAGCGGCTTGCTGAATGATCGCGATGCCCGCGTCAGCCTGGCGGCGGCCGAATCGCTCGTCCGCATGCAAGATGCGCGAGCCGTCCGCGTGCTGGTCGGCTCGCTTACGGACAGCGACTGGCATGTGCGGGCGCGGGCGGCGCAGGTGCTGGCGCGTGTGTCTGCCGACACGCCCATCGAAGAGGCGACGGCGCAGTTGGCCAGGGCGGTCACCGACAAAGACCCCATCGTGCGTTATTACGCTGCCGAAGCGTTGACCGGCATCGGCGCGCGGGCGGTGCCGCCGCTCATAGAGGTGATGCGGACGCCGCGCGATCAAGACCGCGAGCGCGCGGCTCGCGTCCTCTGGCGCATCGGCAAGCCGGCGGTTGAACCGCTGTTGGCGTTTATTCAAGACCGCAGCTTGACGGCAGAGATGCGCGCCGTCGCGGCGCATGCGCTCGGCGTGATTGGCGACGGGCGGGCGACGAAAGCCTTGATTCAGCTCTTGCGTGATGAGCGTTATTTCGTGCGCGAACAGGCCGCTTTCGCGCTCGGCCAGATGGGCGACGGCGCGGTTGAGCAGATCATCGAGATGGCCAATGCCGCGCAGCCGACGATCCGCGAAGCCGCCATCGAGGCGCTCGGCAGCTTCAACTCGCCGCGCGCCATTGAGCGCATCCATCAGGCGACTACGGATAGCAACGCCAGCGTCCGCATGGCGGCGGTGAAGGCATTGGGGCACACCGGCAGCGAACGCGCCGTCGCGCCGTTGTTGGCGATGCTACGTGATGAATCGAGCGCCATGCGAGCCCAGGCCGCCGCTTCGTTGGCCCGCCTCGGTGATGCGGCGCTGCCGAGCTTGATTGCGGCGCTCAAGGACAGCCGCCCGTCTGTGCGCCAGCTTGCTGCCGAAGCGCTCGGCGACATCGGCTCGAAGCAGGCGGTCGGCGGGCTGCTCGATCTGGTGGCAAACGATTTATCGGGAGCGCGGCCCGAAGCCATCGAAGCGCTTGGCAAGATCGGCGATGCTTCGGCTATCGCGCCGATTCTGGCGGCGATGCGCGGCGGTTCGGTCGCCGTTCGTAAGCGCAGCGTCGCGGCACTGGCGCATTTTCGCGATGCTCGCGCCGTTGATGCCCTGGTCGCTTCGCTCACTGACCGTGACGAAGAGGTGCGGCAGGCCGCCGCCGCGGGGCTCGCAGACATTGGTGACGCGCGCGTCCTTCCGCCGCTTGAACGGCTCGCCGATTCGGACCCGAGCAGTGATGTGCGCGACGCCGCCTTGCAGGCCGTTCAACGCCTTCGCGCTCAAAGCAACGCGCCGCGCGACAAAGCTGCGACGCCGAAGCCGCCGCGCCCGTAA